In Malus sylvestris chromosome 15, drMalSylv7.2, whole genome shotgun sequence, a single genomic region encodes these proteins:
- the LOC126603539 gene encoding probable inactive heme oxygenase 2, chloroplastic isoform X2, whose protein sequence is MQIMQCATMSSLMEKAVSPSIANFFFPHPHSSNASTISTRKFRRRAPPLRCSDSSAVASTSLSPPPISTANTGTAPPVVRRRMRYRKQYPGESKGITEEMRFVAMKLRNINGKKLNTNSNNSSSDDDDGDGENDDNAPVEDNSSESDADGDGGETETWRPSLEGFIKYLVDSKLVFDTVERIVDESNDVACEFMADFISSHAYFRKTGLERSESLSEDLEWFKQQGNVIPEPSNPGVSYAKYLERLAEESAPLFLCHFYNIYFSHIAGGQVIARQVSEKLLEGRELAFCAWEEDVQELLKGVREKLNKLGEHWTRDDKNKCLKETTKSFRYLGQIVRLIILELK, encoded by the exons ATGCAAATTATGCAGTGCGCAACGATGTCGTCGTTAATGGAGAAAGCCGTCTCACCATCAATCGCTAATTTCTTCTTTCCGCACCCCCATTCGTCGAATGCCTCAACCATTTCAACCAGAAAGTTTCGTCGTCGAGCCCCGCCGCTCCGCTGCTCCGACTCGAGCGCCGTCGCTTCCACGTCTCTTTCTCCGCCGCCCATTTCGACGGCGAACACCGGTACGGCGCCGCCGGTGgtgaggaggaggatgaggtaCCGGAAGCAGTACCCAGGGGAGAGCAAAGGCATCACTGAGGAGATGAGGTTCGTCGCCATGAAGCTCCGCAACATAAACGGCAAGAAATTGAACACCAACAGTAACAATTCCTCTTCTGATGACGATGACGGCGATGGTGAAAATGACGATAATGCCCCCGTCGAGGACAACAGCTCGGAATCGGATGCGGACGGCGACGGGGGTGAAACGGAGACTTGGCGGCCGAGCTTGGAAGGGTTTATCAAGTACTTGGTGGACAGCAAGCTCGTCTTCGACACCGTCGAGCGCATTGTCGATGAATCGAACGACGTCGCTTGTGAGTTTATGGCTGATTTCATTTCATCAC aTGCATATTTTAGGAAGACTGGATTGGAGAGATCGGAGAGTCTCTCGGAAGATCTCGAATGGTTTAAGCAGCAGGGCAATGTGATTCCAGAACCCAGTAATCCAGGAGTTTCATATGCTAAGTATTTGGAGCGGCTGGCAGAGGAGTCTGCCCCATTGTTCCTCTGCCACTTCTACAACATCTACTTTTCACATATAGCTGGTGGGCAGGTCATTGCAAGACAG GTATCTGAGAAGTTGCTGGAAGGAAGGGAGTTGGCATTTTGCGCATGGGAAGAGGACGTGCAGGAGTTATTGAAAGGTGTTCGTGAGAAGCTCAACAAGCTCGGAGAG CACTGGACGCGAGATGACAAAAACAAATGCTtaaaagaaacaacaaaatcatTTCGGTATTTGGGGCAGATAGTTCGTTTGATCATCTTGGAGCTCAAGTAA
- the LOC126603539 gene encoding probable inactive heme oxygenase 2, chloroplastic isoform X4 yields the protein MQIMQCATMSSLMEKAVSPSIANFFFPHPHSSNASTISTRKFRRRAPPLRCSDSSAVASTSLSPPPISTANTGTAPPVVRRRMRYRKQYPGESKGITEEMRFVAMKLRNINGKKLNTNSNNSSSDDDDGDGENDDNAPVEDNSSESDADGDGGETETWRPSLEGFIKYLVDSKLVFDTVERIVDESNDVAYAYFRKTGLERSESLSEDLEWFKQQGNVIPEPSNPGVSYAKYLERLAEESAPLFLCHFYNIYFSHIAGGQVIARQVSEKLLEGRELAFCAWEEDVQELLKGVREKLNKLGEHWTRDDKNKCLKETTKSFRYLGQIVRLIILELK from the exons ATGCAAATTATGCAGTGCGCAACGATGTCGTCGTTAATGGAGAAAGCCGTCTCACCATCAATCGCTAATTTCTTCTTTCCGCACCCCCATTCGTCGAATGCCTCAACCATTTCAACCAGAAAGTTTCGTCGTCGAGCCCCGCCGCTCCGCTGCTCCGACTCGAGCGCCGTCGCTTCCACGTCTCTTTCTCCGCCGCCCATTTCGACGGCGAACACCGGTACGGCGCCGCCGGTGgtgaggaggaggatgaggtaCCGGAAGCAGTACCCAGGGGAGAGCAAAGGCATCACTGAGGAGATGAGGTTCGTCGCCATGAAGCTCCGCAACATAAACGGCAAGAAATTGAACACCAACAGTAACAATTCCTCTTCTGATGACGATGACGGCGATGGTGAAAATGACGATAATGCCCCCGTCGAGGACAACAGCTCGGAATCGGATGCGGACGGCGACGGGGGTGAAACGGAGACTTGGCGGCCGAGCTTGGAAGGGTTTATCAAGTACTTGGTGGACAGCAAGCTCGTCTTCGACACCGTCGAGCGCATTGTCGATGAATCGAACGACGTCGCTT aTGCATATTTTAGGAAGACTGGATTGGAGAGATCGGAGAGTCTCTCGGAAGATCTCGAATGGTTTAAGCAGCAGGGCAATGTGATTCCAGAACCCAGTAATCCAGGAGTTTCATATGCTAAGTATTTGGAGCGGCTGGCAGAGGAGTCTGCCCCATTGTTCCTCTGCCACTTCTACAACATCTACTTTTCACATATAGCTGGTGGGCAGGTCATTGCAAGACAG GTATCTGAGAAGTTGCTGGAAGGAAGGGAGTTGGCATTTTGCGCATGGGAAGAGGACGTGCAGGAGTTATTGAAAGGTGTTCGTGAGAAGCTCAACAAGCTCGGAGAG CACTGGACGCGAGATGACAAAAACAAATGCTtaaaagaaacaacaaaatcatTTCGGTATTTGGGGCAGATAGTTCGTTTGATCATCTTGGAGCTCAAGTAA
- the LOC126603539 gene encoding probable inactive heme oxygenase 2, chloroplastic isoform X3, with protein sequence MQIMQCATMSSLMEKAVSPSIANFFFPHPHSSNASTISTRKFRRRAPPLRCSDSSAVASTSLSPPPISTANTGTAPPVVRRRMRYRKQYPGESKGITEEMRFVAMKLRNINGKKLNTNSNNSSSDDDDGDGENDDNAPVEDNSSESDADGDGGETETWRPSLEGFIKYLVDSKLVFDTVERIVDESNDVAYAYFRKTGLERSESLSEDLEWFKQQGNVIPEPSNPGVSYAKYLERLAEESAPLFLCHFYNIYFSHIAGGQVIARQVLFDFSVSEKLLEGRELAFCAWEEDVQELLKGVREKLNKLGEHWTRDDKNKCLKETTKSFRYLGQIVRLIILELK encoded by the exons ATGCAAATTATGCAGTGCGCAACGATGTCGTCGTTAATGGAGAAAGCCGTCTCACCATCAATCGCTAATTTCTTCTTTCCGCACCCCCATTCGTCGAATGCCTCAACCATTTCAACCAGAAAGTTTCGTCGTCGAGCCCCGCCGCTCCGCTGCTCCGACTCGAGCGCCGTCGCTTCCACGTCTCTTTCTCCGCCGCCCATTTCGACGGCGAACACCGGTACGGCGCCGCCGGTGgtgaggaggaggatgaggtaCCGGAAGCAGTACCCAGGGGAGAGCAAAGGCATCACTGAGGAGATGAGGTTCGTCGCCATGAAGCTCCGCAACATAAACGGCAAGAAATTGAACACCAACAGTAACAATTCCTCTTCTGATGACGATGACGGCGATGGTGAAAATGACGATAATGCCCCCGTCGAGGACAACAGCTCGGAATCGGATGCGGACGGCGACGGGGGTGAAACGGAGACTTGGCGGCCGAGCTTGGAAGGGTTTATCAAGTACTTGGTGGACAGCAAGCTCGTCTTCGACACCGTCGAGCGCATTGTCGATGAATCGAACGACGTCGCTT aTGCATATTTTAGGAAGACTGGATTGGAGAGATCGGAGAGTCTCTCGGAAGATCTCGAATGGTTTAAGCAGCAGGGCAATGTGATTCCAGAACCCAGTAATCCAGGAGTTTCATATGCTAAGTATTTGGAGCGGCTGGCAGAGGAGTCTGCCCCATTGTTCCTCTGCCACTTCTACAACATCTACTTTTCACATATAGCTGGTGGGCAGGTCATTGCAAGACAGGTACTTTTCGATTTTTCG GTATCTGAGAAGTTGCTGGAAGGAAGGGAGTTGGCATTTTGCGCATGGGAAGAGGACGTGCAGGAGTTATTGAAAGGTGTTCGTGAGAAGCTCAACAAGCTCGGAGAG CACTGGACGCGAGATGACAAAAACAAATGCTtaaaagaaacaacaaaatcatTTCGGTATTTGGGGCAGATAGTTCGTTTGATCATCTTGGAGCTCAAGTAA
- the LOC126603539 gene encoding probable inactive heme oxygenase 2, chloroplastic isoform X1 codes for MQIMQCATMSSLMEKAVSPSIANFFFPHPHSSNASTISTRKFRRRAPPLRCSDSSAVASTSLSPPPISTANTGTAPPVVRRRMRYRKQYPGESKGITEEMRFVAMKLRNINGKKLNTNSNNSSSDDDDGDGENDDNAPVEDNSSESDADGDGGETETWRPSLEGFIKYLVDSKLVFDTVERIVDESNDVACEFMADFISSHAYFRKTGLERSESLSEDLEWFKQQGNVIPEPSNPGVSYAKYLERLAEESAPLFLCHFYNIYFSHIAGGQVIARQVLFDFSVSEKLLEGRELAFCAWEEDVQELLKGVREKLNKLGEHWTRDDKNKCLKETTKSFRYLGQIVRLIILELK; via the exons ATGCAAATTATGCAGTGCGCAACGATGTCGTCGTTAATGGAGAAAGCCGTCTCACCATCAATCGCTAATTTCTTCTTTCCGCACCCCCATTCGTCGAATGCCTCAACCATTTCAACCAGAAAGTTTCGTCGTCGAGCCCCGCCGCTCCGCTGCTCCGACTCGAGCGCCGTCGCTTCCACGTCTCTTTCTCCGCCGCCCATTTCGACGGCGAACACCGGTACGGCGCCGCCGGTGgtgaggaggaggatgaggtaCCGGAAGCAGTACCCAGGGGAGAGCAAAGGCATCACTGAGGAGATGAGGTTCGTCGCCATGAAGCTCCGCAACATAAACGGCAAGAAATTGAACACCAACAGTAACAATTCCTCTTCTGATGACGATGACGGCGATGGTGAAAATGACGATAATGCCCCCGTCGAGGACAACAGCTCGGAATCGGATGCGGACGGCGACGGGGGTGAAACGGAGACTTGGCGGCCGAGCTTGGAAGGGTTTATCAAGTACTTGGTGGACAGCAAGCTCGTCTTCGACACCGTCGAGCGCATTGTCGATGAATCGAACGACGTCGCTTGTGAGTTTATGGCTGATTTCATTTCATCAC aTGCATATTTTAGGAAGACTGGATTGGAGAGATCGGAGAGTCTCTCGGAAGATCTCGAATGGTTTAAGCAGCAGGGCAATGTGATTCCAGAACCCAGTAATCCAGGAGTTTCATATGCTAAGTATTTGGAGCGGCTGGCAGAGGAGTCTGCCCCATTGTTCCTCTGCCACTTCTACAACATCTACTTTTCACATATAGCTGGTGGGCAGGTCATTGCAAGACAGGTACTTTTCGATTTTTCG GTATCTGAGAAGTTGCTGGAAGGAAGGGAGTTGGCATTTTGCGCATGGGAAGAGGACGTGCAGGAGTTATTGAAAGGTGTTCGTGAGAAGCTCAACAAGCTCGGAGAG CACTGGACGCGAGATGACAAAAACAAATGCTtaaaagaaacaacaaaatcatTTCGGTATTTGGGGCAGATAGTTCGTTTGATCATCTTGGAGCTCAAGTAA
- the LOC126603531 gene encoding uncharacterized protein LOC126603531, giving the protein MGSDVQSVGFLDTLKMERVRTILTHTYPYPHEHSRHAVIAVVVGCLFFISSDNINTLIEKLDNNIKWWSMYACLLGFFYFFSSPFIGKTIKPSYSNFSRWYILWILVAAVYHLPSFQSMGVDMRMNLSLGFNVFVTSVLFLLFFHIIFIGLWYIGLVSRVAGRRPAILTILQNCAVLSVACCVFYSHCGNRAILRDRQLVRRNSWFNFWKKDERNTWLSKFLRMNELKDQVCSSWFAPVGSASDYPLLSKWVIYGELACNGACAGSSDEISPLYSLWATFIGLYIANYVVERSTGWALTHPLSVEERQKSKKKQMKPDFLDMVPWYSGTSADLFKTVFDLLVSVTVFVGRFDMRMMQAAMDKVHDGAKQKDLLFDNFAERDDLWFDFMADTGDGGNSSYSVARLLAQPSININRDDSMLKLPRGDLLLIGGDLAYPNPSSFTYERRLFCPFEYALQPPPWSKQEHIAVDKPELPRGVSELKKYDGPQCFVIPGNHDWFDGLNTFMRYICHKNWLGGWFMPQKKSYFALQLPKRWWVFGFDLALHGDIDVYQFKFFTELIKNKVRNGDSVIIMTHEPNWLLDWYWNDVSGKNVAHLICDYLKGRCKLRVAGDLHHYMRHSFIKTDGPVPVQHLIVNGCGGAFLHPTHTFSNFKKFCGVSYETKAAYPSFEDSSRIALGNILKFRKKNWQFDFIGGIIYFILVFSMFPQCKLGHILREDSFSGHVGSFFQTVWNAFMYMLARSYVSLAGALLLLIVAVTFVPSKVSRKKRLMIGVLHVSAHLAAALILMLLLELGVEMCIQHKLLGTSGYHTLYQWYRSVESEHFPDPTGLRARIEQWTFGLYPACIKYFMSAFDVPEVMAVTRNNICKTGMESLSRAGGVIYYASVFLYFWVFSTPVVSLVFGSYLYICINWLHIHFDEAFSSLRIANYKSFTRFHINSDGDLEVYTLAVDKVPKKWKLDPEWDREPKQPEQMSHLRKFPSKWSASAGQQDPLNTVKIVDQFVIRQTDKTDVGASDASVILL; this is encoded by the exons tttcttttcGTCCCCATTTATAGGGAAGACTATCAAACCGAGCTATTCAAATTTCAGTAGGTG GTATATACTCTGGATTCTAGTTGCGGCTGTCTATCATCTTCCTAGTTTTCAATCAATGGGAGTTGATATGAGGATGAATCTGTCTTTGGGCTTTAATGTATTTGTCACTTctgttttgtttcttcttttcttccacATTATATTCATTGGCCTTTGGTACATTGGTCTCGTGTCGCGTGTTGCTGGAAGGAGGCCAGCAATTTTGACCATTCTCCAAAATTGTGCT GTTCTTAGCGTAGCATGCTGTGTGTTTTATAGTCATTGTGGCAACCGTGCTATTCTGAGAGATAGACAACTGGTGCGACGAAACTCTTGGTTTAATTTCTGGAAGAAAGATGAGAGGAACACATGGCTTTCGAAGTTCCTCCGAATGAATGAGTTGAAAGATCAGGTCTGCTCATCTTGGTTTGCTCCAGTTGGATCTGCAAGTGATTATCCACTTTTGTCCAAATGGGTCATTTATGGTGAG TTAGCATGCAATGGTGCATGTGCTGGTTCATCGGATGAAATCTCCCCATTATACTCATTATGGGCCACATTCATAGGCCTCTACATTGCTAATTATGTAGTGGAGAGATCAACAGG GTGGGCTCTTACTCACCCCCTGTCTGTTGAAGAACGTCAGAAGTcgaagaagaagcaaatgaagccAGATTTTTTGGATATGGTTCCTTGGTATTCAGG AACATCAGCTGATTTATTCAAGACTGTCTTTGACCTCTTGGTATCAGTAACCGTCTTTGTTGGCCGCTTTGACATGCGTATGATGCAG GCAGCTATGGACAAGGTCCATGATGGAGCCAAACAAAAGGATCTTTTATTTGATAACTTTGCCGAGAGGGATGATTTATGGTTTGACTTCATGGCTGATACTGGCGATGGTGGAAACTCATCTTATTCTGTGGCTCGGCTCCTTGCTCAACCTTCCATTAATATTAACAGAGATGATTCCATGCTGAAGTTACCACGTGGAGACTTGCTTCTTATTGGAGGGGATCTTGC GTATCCTAATCCATCATCTTTCACGTATGAAAGGCGCCTCTTTTGTCCTTTTGAGTATGCTCTCCAGCCTCCTCCATGGTCTAAACAAGAGCATATAGCTGTAGATAAGCCTGAACTACCTCGTGGTGTGTCTGAACTGAAGAAATACGATGGGCCTCAGTGTTTTGTCATTCCTGGAAACCATG ATTGGTTTGATGGACTTAATACATTCATGAGGTATATATGCCATAAAAACTGGTTGGGTGGGTGGTTTATGCCTCAAAAGAAGAGTTATTTTGCTCTTCAACTCCCTAAAAGATGGTGGGTATTTGGTTTTGATCTCGCACTCCATGGTGATATTGATGTGTACCAGTTCAAATTCTTTACAGAACTTATTAAGAACAAg GTTAGAAATGGCGACTCTGTAATCATTATGACGCATGAACCAAATTGGCTTCTTGATTGGTACTGGAATGATGTTTCTGGAAAGAATGTTGCGCACCTGATATGCGATTATTTAAAAGGGAGATGTAAGCTTCGAGTGGCTGGAGATTTGCATCATTATATGCGTCATTCATTTATTAAAACAGATGGCCCAGTTCCCGTGCAACATTTAATTGTAAATGGTTGCGGTGGGGCTTTTCTACATCCCACTCACACTTTTAGTAATTTTAAGAAATTTTGTGGAGTTTCTTATGAGACCAAGGCTGCTTATCCTTCATTTGAAGATTCAAGCAGG ATTGCTCTGGGAAATATTTTAAAGTTTCGAAAGAAGAACTGGCAATTTGATTTTATTGGTGGAATTATATACTTCATATTGGTTTTTTCTATGTTCCCACAG TGTAAGCTTGGTCATATCCTGCGAGAAGATTCATTTTCTGGTCACGTGGGGTCTTTCTTTCAAACAGTGTGGAATGCTTTTATGTACATGCTGGCACGCTCTTATGTATCTTTAGCAGGTGCCCTGCTGCTGCTAATTGTGGCAGTTACATTTGTCCCCTCTAAGGTGTCTCGGAAGAAACGATTGATGATTGGAGTTCTTCATGTGTCTGCGCACCTGGCTGCAGCTCTAATTCTTATGTTACTGTTGGAACTGGGTGTTGAGATGTGCATCCAGCATAAACTACTGGGAACTTCAG GCTATCATACTTTATATCAGTGGTACCGATCGGTGGAGAGTGAGCACTTTCCAGATCCAACCGGCCTTCGAGCTCGTATAGAACAATGGACTTTTGGCCTTTATCCAGCATGCATCAAGTATTTCATGTCTGCATTTGATGTTCCAGAG GTTATGGCTGTCACCCGAAACAATATATGCAAGACTGGGATGGAATCACTATCTAGAGCTGGTGGTGTCATATATTATGCTTCCGTGTTCCTCTATTTCTGGGTCTTCTCGACTCCAGTAGTTTCTTTGGTGTTTGGAAGTTATTTATACATCTGCATTAATTGGCTTCACATACACTTCGATGAAGCCTTTTCCTCTCTCCGAATTGCAAATTACAAGTCTTTCACCCGATTTCACATCAACAGTGACGGCGATCTTGAAGTTTACACTCTTGCAGTCGATAAG GTCCCCAAAAAATGGAAGCTAGACCCTGAATGGGATCGGGAGCCAAAACAGCCGGAACAAATGAGCCACCTTAGAAAATTTCCGAGCAAATGGAGTGCGTCAGCTGGTCAACAAGATCCGTTAAATACAGTTAAAATCGTTGATCAGTTTGTTATTCGACAAACAGATAAAACTGATGTTGGAGCAAGTGATGCATCAGTAATATTATTGTAG